A genomic window from Salvelinus sp. IW2-2015 linkage group LG13, ASM291031v2, whole genome shotgun sequence includes:
- the ankrd37 gene encoding ankyrin repeat domain-containing protein 37 → MFLLDSDSQLDCISNLFEGGDAVNSSNVLGQSPAHLAACSGQAFCLLWLLQTGVDANQQDNNGETPMHKAAKAGSLECISVLVASDAQLGLCNNEGRTAEDLACSYGFEECGRFLNTLRMTRLLTSSSTPLMPAGAVACPLTGAQSSKVAGQKRALIATGAQDRKRARDW, encoded by the exons ATGTTTCTGCTCGATTCCGACTCACag CTGGACTGTATTAGTAACTTATTCGAAGGCGGAGATGCTGTCAACTCAAGCAATGTGTTGGGACAGTCCCCTGCACACTTGGCGGCATGCAGCGGACAAGCCTTTTGTTTGCTATGGCTACTGCAAACGGGAGTTGATGCCAATCAGCAG GACAACAATGGGGAGACGCCCATGCACAAAGCCGCCAAGGCCGGCAGTTTGGAATGCATCAGCGTACTCGTTGCCAGTGATGCCCAACTTGG ACTTTGCAACAACGAGGGCAGAACCGCTGAAGATTTGGCATGTTCGTACGGATTCGAGGAGTGCGGACGATTCCTGAACACACTCCGAATGACGCGACTCCTGACGAGCAGCAGCACTCCTCTGATGCCTGCCGGGGCCGTAGCATGCCCGCTGACTGGCGCCCAGAGCAGTAAGGTAGCAGGACAGAAGAGGGCACtcattgccaccggggcccaagACAGAAAGAGGGCTCGAGACTGGTGA